Proteins found in one Macrobrachium nipponense isolate FS-2020 chromosome 4, ASM1510439v2, whole genome shotgun sequence genomic segment:
- the LOC135210995 gene encoding DNA-directed RNA polymerase I subunit RPA12-like isoform X3, with the protein MWKVGNIQGIWEADSDFCLCCGAILDLSTADKNVTCVVCKSKVSLNEILSREKAYTVKFNDIKKYETKAVENDEVFGQMDSSRECSKCGNIGMSYTTMQLRSADEGQTVFYICPNCRHREVENS; encoded by the exons TGGAAAGTGGGAAACATCCAAGGAATTTGGGAAGCTGATTCAGATTTCTGTCTATGCTGTGGAGCAATCCTAGACTTGAGTACAGCAGACAAGAATGTTACCTGTGTTGTATGCAAGTCCAAAGTTAGTTTAAATG aaaTTCTCAGCCGGGAGAAGGCATATACAGTGAAATTCAACGACATTAAAAAGTATGAGACAAAAGCAGTTGAGAATGATGAAGTTTTTGGACAAATGGACAGCAGCAGAGAATGCAGTAAATGTGGCAATATTGGCATGTCATATACTACAATGCAATTACGTTCAGCTGATGAAGGTCAAACAGTATTTTACATCTGCCCAAATTgcag gcaCAGGGAAGTGGAGAATTCATGA